The window CTAAAACTCGAATATGAGATTGATCAGGTTCTTCAGGCTCTGAGAAAGGCACAGGAGTCTGAATATAAAATTGCGGAAGAAAAGCTTTATGGTCAGAAGAATTATCTTCGCAATCTTTATCAGCAACTGGACAAGGAGAGATCTGAACTGTCACATCGGGCATCTGGAACTAAAGCAGATGCATTGCTGAATGCTATCTTGAACAGAGTGGATcagataaaaaaagaagtcaTGAAACTCAAGGAAATGGAAGTAGTGTCCAATGGATTTGGAAGGACTCCTAAAGGTACTCTGAAGGAACACTTTGGTTTGGAAATTGAGGACTAAATCATTTTGCATAACAATGGCTTAATTTGTCCGATGTACACCAAATTTCGCTGTGAACTGTAGCACATCCTTTGAACTTACCTTTACATCTTTGACGGTGAAGTTGCATAATGCAAAAATAGGTCATACCATGCACCCCAAGAATTGTGGGTCTAACCTCCTAGAGGATTCGGAGAAGACATGTGAAGGCTGTTACTAAAGGAATACTGCAGTATAGAAATCGGAATTGAACACAGCCCCTAGGGCAAGTATATGATCATACAAGGTTGTTGGCTTTATCAGTTTAATCAGTTTTCTCCAAGTGTCGTatatttcattgaaaatatGTTGCGAAGCTTGACTGTTAGCAGAGAGGGAAGTTGGATCACTCATCTGTTCTAGGTATGATTTGGTAGAACCGCTGTCAGAGAAGCCACAAAAAAATCCTGTGACTCTGGACAAAGTTGCGTACCATTCTCACTTTAATGAGTAGAATGGGGGCTCTGTGATTGGATATAATGCCTTTTGATACTAGAGTTATTTGTGGCCCAGCGAAACAAAAGCAGCCTTTGTGCAGAGAATTTTTGTTCTCTCTAATGGAGAAGATTCAAAGTTTGCATTTCGCTGGTTCTAGCATTGACCATCTTGTTTAAGATATTTAACATTATAACCATCTTGAAAGTTGCATTTAGGTATTAATTACGCATAACCCGACAGGTCTCATGGTTTGCTTTGATTAACTTTGTTACAAGTTACAAGAGTAAATTATACCACTCCCATCCTCGAGATATGATCTTGAATATTTTTCCAAAGGAAATGACGTTCAATCTATATCGCCTCTATTGTTAGTCACGCGGTAGCAATGCGAGCGGATGATTTGCCCCAATGCTTGCCAGTCATTACTTTGTCGTGTAGagattttgttgttgttgttattattattattattattagtaattgatttgttaaaatattaatcttagataaagtgatgtaaactaattaatttaatacttACATAATTTGATATTCCGACAagagtcaaaaaaaaaagaaaggcaaCAGTAAAAAATACACAGACGGTCAAACCTACAGGACAGATTCGACAACTTCTTGAAATTCTACTCAGCATCAAATACAATTACAAATGTTATATAATAAGGTAGGCTTTGTGGCAGAGCATTAAAGAAAATTGCTAAGTCCTATTTGGGTAGAAAAGATATAAAAAGTCATTGTTTAAGTTATATTTctgttgaaaatatttttcttcaatttttagcAGCAATCAAGGTAATAGGGACATATCTCTCGAACAAGTGACTGAGGAGctgattttgattttcagATGGAGAGAGGCATAGCGGAAGCTAAAATAAATGTATCAAGTTCGATGTAGACTTTGCCGCAAagcatttaaagaaaattgcataaaaaagCTTGTAATGAGTTGAGCGACATTAATAAGAGGATAAAAGTTAATTTAGACAGGGATAAACAGGGGCCGAGCTTTGCATAATTATGAGGTTGTagtttctaaaattttaaaaattttgtgtatattatatcttttttctcttaatgaTCTCTTCAAAAAGTTTTATTCTTTACTCTTCTTTATCTTTGACCCTCGTACACTTATACTTGCTTTTGATAATCTTAATAATCTTTGTGCTATAAATCATTGACAAAGTAGATAAAGAAAAATGCAATAATTTGCTAAAACAATCAACTAGTCCCAAGTTAAATTGGGATACACGAATCGTATGATTTCTTTGACAACTAattcattatattattattatttctttgacCCTCATAACTTGGATTCCTCTCTCGCAtctttctatatatatttatatataaaagaagtGAAGCAACGATGGGGAAATTCTTGTGTCTGGTTTCTTCAAGTGTGGTGGGCGTCAATGATAATAATGGTTTAAAGCATATGGTGAGACTGAGGGGACGCGACATTctctaaaatcaaaatatttgtgaaGGAATCCAGCTTTAGTCACACCACAATTGCAAGCAAAATGATAGCAAATGAAACCCCTCCCACAGCAAATAAAGGAGTTTCAATTTCTAGGAAAAGGTTTTGCAGTTAAAGGTTAGCAAAGTAACAACCCTGCCCTGGTCAAATCTCATTCTCAGCACCCCCACGCCAACCCCACTCTTTCTCTATTTATTTCATGGGCAGGATCCCAAGGGCTTGGGGACCTACGGAAACTGAACCTTGGACCTACAGCTTCTCACCCTAAAAGTTGGGTGCCTGAACCAGCATGCCCACATCTAAATGATATCCTGATCAGTGGGAACCGACCTCTTGTGGGAGGCCAGAAAGACAGTTAATCTCATTTTGGGAAAGATGTCATGTATCCTAAGTCATGTTCTTGGAAAATATTGCAGTAAATTAAGATGAGAATGCAGGCTCTGCAAGCAGTGACAACCATAGACATGGAACACTGCAATAAAAATTGAACTTAGACACTGTCTTTGGTATGAACCAAGATGAATAGATATGATAAGCAAATTTTCCACATAAGCTGATAAAGATGTCCAATTGTCTATTTCAATCAATGTACTTTACTGATAACCATAAAGCAACAATAAGGATGGATATTTGACATTATGAATCACCGGAAAGATGTAAACAAAAAGATTCAtcataattacaagaaaatgAATGACTAAAAGACCTCATAAGACAATGTAGTTTATCATTACTTTGCATGAGCCTGATATACTAGACGGCATatttaaataaccaaaatcaaAAGGCCAAAAAATGAAAGTCTAAGGTCCAAGATTCGATGGCCTTACCTAAACCAACCAAGTGGACCAAAAGCATAGATTCTTAACCACAAAGTAAGAAGAGAACCAATTCTCAACATCAACACATGAAAAATAACTTTGCTTTACAATGTTTCAGGTTGATTTTCACCCAAGAATGTACACAAAGAAAATGCAGACACGTAAAAGCACTATGAATCTCTAGGATCAAGACTCAAAAGCAATTATTTACCGAGGAATGTCAGCTAACATATAACACCTTGATTAATTACCAGGAAATGTGAAAGACAAAAAGATAGTAAAACTTGTGTATATCTTTGgtctttattttgaaaataaattatcagTTCTTGGCAAAACAATAGATTGCTTTGAAAATAAGAAACCAAAACACTGGTACTGGGGAAGCTACTCTGCTATGCACCTATGGAAGGCCATTCATCCCTTCCCATTCACACAATGATGGGATGAGAAATGGAAAAGAACCCACCTTCAATCAAGCACATATTTAGACCAGTCAATGTCAAATTCCACTTCTGTAGAAAAAacataagaacaaaaaacatCCACAAGCATGTTTATGATCATTTTCCTCATAGTCAAGAACTTATGCTAAGCATGTACATTCCTATGAACATACCAAAATCCTAGACCTTTTCTTGACCTCAGAAAACAAAATGCACCCCAACCAGCctaaaatacaaaaacaagCTCATAAAACaactattctattcaaagTTATTAGCCCAGCTAAATCCTCCAATAAAGCTCATCAAGAACATGCCAAGGAAATCATCTAAATTCCGcaacaaaaatcataaaattcatGCCAAGAAAACAATATCAAATCGAAATTACCATTACCATTATGCCCAGCATGCTTGAGAAGAACAATTCTTGATTTGattcattaataaaaagtaaccatacaaaaaaaaagaaagaagaaaaggctAAGCTTCACCAACGCCCTTCAAaaactaaaatcaaaataacatGCAATTAAAAACCAAAgcaagagatttttttttttactgtaCAAGAACAAGCCTATTATTAGTATTACCATTTCCCATACCTCCTCTAATCTCCCCATTCCCTTCAGCTTCCCCTCCACCACCTCCTTCCTCCAAATTCTCCACTTCGCCTCCCTTAGGCACCGTCACAATTAGCTCCCCATCTTCATAAACAGCACTCGCCAGCTCCGGCCGCGTCGTCTCTGGCAGCCTAAACCGCCACATGTCAAGCTCCAAATCATCCAACAAACTAAAATCCACCAAACTATTCGACCTTATCACAATCTTAGTAACCCCAGGATGGATTTCCACCGTATGAGCCCTCACAACGTCGCCGATTCTCCCATCCGTTTCGGCGACGAACTTGAAACAGTCGGGGCTTTCCTCCACCGCCACGTCGGCATCCGACCTGAAAGGCAGTTCCAGGACGCGGCTGAAGATGTGGGGCAGCCTCCGGAGCTTTTTGTGGGACCCACCGCTCAACAAGCTCTCAGCTTGGGACCTCGTTGTTCTTGGGTTCATCTCATATTGGATAGTGATGTTTCTTTTCCTGGGCAATGGGTGGATTCTCATTATGTTTTTTGACGGTATTTGAGATTtgggtttttggtttttgtcaCAAAGAATTGATCTTTTGGCGGTGAATTGCGAAGAAGTGGAAGGCAAGGAGAAGGCTTGGAACAAGATTAATATTAAGAGGAAAGATGCTTTGgtgaagaaaagtgaagaagaaaTTTGGATAGGAATCGAAATCTTGATCAAGTTGTGGGATGGAAAAGGTGAAATCATAAAGCAATGGTGTCAATTCTCTAAaactttctttccttttctcttttttcttgttttttttttttttttagattttgataAGGAAACCGGATATGGAAAAATTGGAATGGAAggaaggattttgaaaattgttgtTTGAGATTGAGTGttgaaaagggaaaatagattttgtgatTTAGATTTTCCTTTCTATAAAGAATGGGAAAATTGTTTGAGTGGTGAAAGAAAGGTTGTCAATGAAAATTCTATGATCTCTGCCTTTTCTTATGGTGTGCAGAAAGCTCAACGCTACAGGGGAATCACTTGAACAGGTAAACAAGACAAGGCTTTGTTAATGCCCCTCAACTTCCATTAATTTTACCTATAAGGTtaccatttcttttatttttttaaattatcagTATTATTGATTACCACTTTTTTATAACTTATTTGAGCAcactttaatttaattaattaatgattaagAAGGACAACAGAGAGATTTTTAGCATTATtagacaaaaaagaaagagaattgaaatcaattatgaaatgaatttctttgataaatttcataatattgttaaatttaataagaaaaagttccaaaaaaaagaaagaagaagaagagttgTGAAGAATTTATATTGATCAATCAGGAAGGTGACATaagaagataataataataataatatggttattgaaaaataaaagatataatatctaaaaaattttataattatttaaaattttattattatattcaattaaattcttatatttagatgaatttataatataaaaaattaaaatttattgggttcacattgaaaatttttaaagtacaaaaatagataaatttttgtaaagaTGATTGATCACGTATGCATAGTGGTTCAAATATTGGTCCCCTCTGATGTGATTTTAGCCAATTTGTTTTGGAGAGTGCTATCATtattacaaagaaaaggaCCAAAAGTTAAAGATGGTTATGAGAATATTAAATGTGGTCACCCCATCATTAATTATTggagttgtttttttttttttttttgtggaaCTTCATGTTGGAAAATTGTGCTTCTACAtgacataaaaatttaattatttatttctttcattaatttaatttatttttttgtaatgtttCTTCTGTAAATAGtaataaatatgtatttttttaatgatggtcataaaaatttaatagcTTGTATGTGAAAATAAAGATGATGGTGGCAGGGTAGATCCATCATGCACATACATTGCCGGATGCTAACAATAATTGTATGCATGGTACTTACATGTCAAGTGTGACCAATTAATGATGAATTGGCTTGTTTTTTGAGTAACCACAGataattaattgttaatttaCTTATCAAAATATGTGTCTATatctaagaaaaaaaataactaagtATATTTGAAATTAGATAACTAGcaataaatatttagtaatttGATCCGGTTGATGTAAGACTAGTCAAATATTGAATTCCATTGCGTCCAAAATATTAATTGCAAAATGTTTCTGAGTTCTCATTTCATGCTATAAATTGATTGATGGGGacaaatcaataattaaaaatataattttttttttctaaaattcaacATCAAGTCATTAACTACTTTGGGTTTGTgtaataaaactttaaaaaaaagaaaaaaatttgatgata is drawn from Theobroma cacao cultivar B97-61/B2 chromosome 4, Criollo_cocoa_genome_V2, whole genome shotgun sequence and contains these coding sequences:
- the LOC18603005 gene encoding uncharacterized protein LOC18603005, with the protein product MISPFPSHNLIKISIPIQISSSLFFTKASFLLILILFQAFSLPSTSSQFTAKRSILCDKNQKPKSQIPSKNIMRIHPLPRKRNITIQYEMNPRTTRSQAESLLSGGSHKKLRRLPHIFSRVLELPFRSDADVAVEESPDCFKFVAETDGRIGDVVRAHTVEIHPGVTKIVIRSNSLVDFSLLDDLELDMWRFRLPETTRPELASAVYEDGELIVTVPKGGEVENLEEGGGGGEAEGNGEIRGGMGNGNTNNRLVLVQ